Proteins encoded together in one Campylobacter concisus window:
- a CDS encoding glycosyltransferase family 4 protein, with the protein MKKIVFLRTNPNAVGGAERYLRRLVKAINELGIQTEIRSYLGDVGISSWKKALNFNRQVKRQKKEDEFYFSLERVSCADIYRAGDGVHKVYRATKSFWWLNPLNFVYPYLEKKCFKNSQKIITNSNFIKEQIIETYGIEPEKITTVYNGVNLPQRVQKAEAKLALCEEFGLKFELATLLFVGNGFKRKGLKEFLLLASKLKTPVNTLIVGKDKNISSYKCLAKKLGLNAYFVGEQKSTAKFYEASDIFIFPTHYEPFSNVVLEALSFKNVVFTTAQNGASEILEDKFVLQSPNDESALEFIDEILTNHGLMASQQEKAYELSLNFSIEKNAALTLEVIKDVLK; encoded by the coding sequence TGGTATCCAAACAGAAATTCGCTCATATCTTGGAGATGTTGGCATATCTTCTTGGAAAAAAGCTCTAAATTTTAACCGCCAAGTAAAACGCCAAAAAAAAGAGGACGAGTTTTATTTTAGCCTAGAGCGAGTAAGCTGCGCCGATATCTACAGGGCTGGAGACGGCGTGCACAAGGTTTATAGGGCGACAAAGAGCTTTTGGTGGCTAAACCCCCTAAACTTCGTCTATCCATACTTAGAGAAAAAGTGCTTTAAAAACTCCCAAAAGATCATCACAAACTCAAATTTCATCAAAGAGCAGATCATCGAGACTTACGGCATAGAGCCTGAAAAGATCACGACCGTTTATAACGGCGTAAATTTACCCCAAAGGGTGCAAAAAGCCGAGGCAAAGCTCGCACTTTGTGAGGAATTTGGACTTAAATTTGAGCTTGCGACCCTGCTTTTTGTGGGAAATGGCTTTAAAAGAAAGGGGCTAAAAGAGTTTTTGCTCCTTGCCTCAAAGCTAAAAACGCCCGTAAATACGCTCATTGTGGGCAAAGACAAAAACATCTCAAGCTACAAATGCCTAGCTAAAAAACTTGGGCTAAACGCCTATTTTGTCGGCGAGCAAAAGAGCACGGCGAAATTTTATGAAGCGAGCGATATTTTCATCTTTCCAACGCACTATGAACCATTTTCAAATGTCGTACTAGAGGCACTTAGCTTTAAAAACGTGGTCTTTACGACGGCTCAAAATGGAGCTAGCGAGATTTTAGAAGATAAATTTGTGCTTCAAAGCCCAAATGACGAGAGCGCGCTGGAGTTTATAGATGAAATTCTCACAAACCATGGGCTCATGGCGAGCCAGCAAGAGAAGGCTTACGAGCTTTCTTTAAATTTTAGCATCGAAAAAAATGCTGCTCTTACGCTTGAAGTGATAAAAGACGTCTTAAAATGA
- the waaF gene encoding lipopolysaccharide heptosyltransferase II produces MRVFIELPTWLGDSVMASAAIENLVQNEKNLQIVFFGSFVACELYKSHPNCEKVVVDESKKAKFRFLSLAKSAKSLGKFDLALSFRSSFASKFLLFFINAKKKAIFKKSKTVLHQVLKYANFVKNALGLSEISTKLKLHFTPQISAKKTLALNPGASYGSAKRWYPEYFAQVALNYKDEFEIVIFGGKGEQEICEKIEQILKENGATCQNLAGKTSVKELCERIAGLSQNGIFVTNDSGPMHVAAAFHVPTIALFGPTKFSETSPWGNEFAKILHLNLACMPCMKRVCPLKTHACMKDLKPQMVIDEINLLRKELGY; encoded by the coding sequence ATGAGAGTTTTTATCGAGCTTCCAACCTGGCTTGGTGATAGCGTGATGGCAAGCGCTGCGATCGAAAATTTAGTGCAAAACGAAAAGAATTTACAAATCGTTTTTTTTGGCTCATTTGTAGCCTGCGAGCTTTATAAAAGTCATCCAAACTGCGAAAAAGTGGTCGTTGATGAGAGCAAAAAGGCTAAATTTAGATTTTTATCCCTTGCTAAAAGTGCAAAAAGTCTTGGTAAATTTGATCTAGCACTTAGCTTTAGAAGCTCGTTTGCTAGTAAATTTTTGCTATTTTTTATAAACGCTAAGAAAAAAGCCATCTTTAAAAAGAGCAAAACCGTCCTTCATCAGGTGCTAAAATATGCAAATTTTGTAAAAAATGCCCTAGGCCTAAGCGAAATTTCTACTAAGCTAAAGCTACATTTTACACCTCAAATTTCAGCTAAAAAAACACTAGCTCTAAATCCAGGTGCGAGCTACGGAAGTGCGAAAAGATGGTACCCAGAGTACTTTGCGCAGGTGGCTTTAAATTACAAAGATGAGTTTGAGATAGTCATTTTTGGTGGCAAAGGCGAGCAAGAAATTTGCGAGAAAATAGAGCAAATTTTAAAAGAAAACGGCGCAACTTGCCAGAATTTAGCTGGCAAAACCAGCGTCAAAGAGCTTTGTGAGCGCATAGCTGGGCTTAGTCAAAATGGCATTTTTGTCACAAACGATAGCGGCCCTATGCACGTAGCTGCCGCCTTTCATGTGCCAACGATCGCTCTTTTTGGACCGACAAAATTTAGTGAAACCTCGCCATGGGGCAATGAATTTGCAAAGATATTGCATCTAAATTTAGCTTGCATGCCCTGTATGAAGCGAGTTTGCCCACTAAAAACGCATGCTTGCATGAAAGATCTAAAGCCGCAAATGGTAATAGATGAGATAAATTTACTAAGAAAAGAGCTTGGTTATTAA
- a CDS encoding DUF6882 domain-containing protein, translated as MFDIFRKKSHFLDEFGIDKSNWSELFSACLGRAMLLQKRLFKQVVEASKWQADFESGKICFDKQEFDMQFIGSESFSSNTWLWGYENVNGFDERLLSLANRAREFGEKFGLEAFSTAQFELDEEINGHTLSMVACVALGEELSYYRIDYDGGAAYVAFRAETIFKEPVLASEVVSVVNECISAYELDHKLFIKGLLLGCEIKIEEKPNEIVAKFQDKVSFTFDEPNRLTNISAKL; from the coding sequence ATGTTTGATATTTTTAGAAAAAAGAGCCATTTTTTAGATGAGTTTGGCATAGATAAAAGTAACTGGAGCGAGCTTTTTAGCGCTTGTCTTGGCAGAGCGATGCTGCTTCAAAAGAGATTATTTAAGCAAGTGGTTGAGGCTAGCAAGTGGCAGGCTGACTTTGAAAGCGGCAAAATTTGCTTTGACAAGCAGGAGTTTGATATGCAGTTCATCGGCTCTGAGAGCTTTTCGTCTAACACTTGGCTTTGGGGCTATGAAAATGTAAATGGCTTTGATGAGCGCTTGCTTAGCCTTGCAAATAGGGCGCGTGAGTTTGGCGAGAAATTTGGGCTTGAAGCGTTTAGCACGGCGCAGTTTGAGCTAGATGAAGAGATAAATGGTCATACGCTCAGCATGGTTGCTTGCGTGGCGCTTGGCGAGGAGCTAAGCTATTATAGGATCGATTACGACGGAGGTGCTGCGTACGTGGCATTTAGGGCTGAGACTATCTTTAAAGAGCCAGTTTTAGCAAGCGAAGTAGTTAGCGTAGTAAATGAGTGTATAAGCGCCTATGAGCTAGATCACAAGCTTTTTATAAAAGGGCTTTTGCTGGGTTGCGAGATAAAAATTGAGGAAAAACCTAACGAAATCGTAGCTAAATTTCAAGACAAAGTAAGTTTTACATTTGATGAGCCAAATAGGCTGACAAATATCTCCGCGAAATTATAA
- the dnaE gene encoding DNA polymerase III subunit alpha produces the protein MSENSGFTHLHLHTEYSLLDGANKIEELAHMLHDRGDTAAAITDHGNMFGAIDFYKKMKKNGIKPLIGIEAYVHNGEQLDDKSTKQRFHLILIAKNETGYKNLMYLSSMSYIEGFYYYPRINKKILKEHSEGLVCSSACLQGEVSWHLNLSERNVKFGAKGYERAKEVALEYKEIFGDDFYLEIMRHGIGDQRRIDDDILRIAKETGIKVIATNDTHYTFKERAAAHEVFMCIAMNKTLDDPNRLRHSVHEFFVKSKEQMNELFLDIPEVIENTQEIVDKCNLEIKLGNPTPPNFKFTLECAKERNLTLPEPENRYSFKNDAVFFEHECRKGLEERLKFVPENLHEEYRKRLEIEIGIINKMNFPGYMMIVWDFINEAKRRGVPVGPGRGSAAGSLVAYSLKITDLDPIPYNLLFERFLNPERVSMPDIDVDFCQSRRGEIIDYVTQKYGKFNVAGVITFGKLLAKGVIRDVARVCDMPYAEADAMAKLIPDELNITLKDAYDKEPKIAELISQNPKAAKIWKFALDLEGLNRNAGQHAAGVVISNEELWNKTPLFRQPNSPEDRFVTQYSLKYLEDVDLIKFDFLGLKTLTVIDNAIKLVKQRTGRDIIWEQVDKNDSGVYKMIQSGQAIGIFQIEGEGMRKLGTSLRPDCFEDIVAMLALYRPGPMESGMLDDFVKRKHGEAEITYVFKELEPILAPTYGVIVYQEQVMQIVQAIGGFSLGGADLVRRAMGKKIKEEMDRLKGEFVKGAEEKGLNGQKADDLFELIVKFAGYGFNKSHSAAYAYVTFQTAYLKAYHPAEFMAALLTSEESNVDKIVRYIDEIKRINIDTLPPSINKSTKEFSVVKNEGHDGIIFGLGAIKGVGGAAIENIIAERDAKGEFKSMDDFVSRIDPFKVNKKVFESLIKAGCFDEFGFSRKMLLQNVENIVEACKNAAQIRKNAAESLFGEDDSMNDVKINFVTIDDEFDIKQILKFEQESVGIYLSGHPLDDYKDEINKIKYTLSSEFETLPQSAEILVVGKIEDFATRITKSGKKMGTINVLDFHGNIEIAVFERELGNIEDIVKDEAKRDLPYAFRINISRDDQFVRTNLNEVYSLEDAQNLDFKTRKLKQNSKFSKNEEASAPQKAREYAELEVLLSLSELSRQKLEQIYSLVFSKNAPNNQKRLILKIKNEATGEIFIYKTEFIVSDDVGEEIEKLTASA, from the coding sequence ATGAGTGAAAATTCTGGCTTTACACACCTACATTTACACACCGAATACTCCCTACTAGACGGAGCAAACAAGATAGAAGAGCTAGCCCACATGCTCCACGACAGAGGTGACACGGCAGCAGCGATCACAGATCACGGCAACATGTTTGGCGCGATTGATTTTTACAAAAAGATGAAAAAAAATGGTATAAAACCGCTAATTGGCATCGAAGCATACGTGCATAACGGCGAGCAGCTTGACGATAAGAGCACCAAGCAGCGCTTTCACCTCATCCTAATCGCCAAAAACGAGACTGGCTATAAAAATCTGATGTATCTTAGCTCCATGAGCTATATCGAGGGCTTTTACTACTATCCTCGTATCAATAAAAAAATCTTAAAAGAGCACAGCGAAGGCCTAGTTTGTAGCTCAGCGTGCTTGCAGGGCGAGGTGAGCTGGCATCTAAATTTAAGCGAGCGTAACGTTAAATTTGGCGCTAAAGGCTACGAGCGGGCAAAAGAGGTCGCGCTTGAGTATAAAGAAATTTTTGGAGATGACTTTTACCTTGAGATCATGCGCCACGGCATTGGCGATCAAAGGCGCATAGACGATGACATTTTGCGTATCGCAAAAGAGACTGGCATCAAGGTCATCGCCACAAACGACACCCACTACACTTTTAAAGAAAGAGCCGCCGCGCACGAGGTTTTCATGTGCATCGCGATGAACAAAACCTTAGACGATCCAAACCGACTTCGCCACAGCGTCCATGAGTTTTTTGTCAAAAGCAAAGAGCAGATGAACGAGCTATTTTTAGACATCCCTGAAGTGATAGAAAACACCCAAGAGATCGTGGATAAGTGCAACCTTGAGATCAAGCTTGGCAACCCAACTCCGCCAAATTTTAAATTTACTCTTGAGTGCGCTAAGGAGAGAAATTTGACCCTCCCAGAGCCAGAAAACAGATATAGCTTCAAAAATGACGCTGTTTTTTTCGAGCATGAGTGTAGAAAGGGTCTTGAAGAGAGGCTGAAATTTGTCCCTGAAAATTTACACGAAGAGTATAGAAAGCGCCTTGAGATAGAGATCGGCATCATCAATAAGATGAATTTCCCAGGATATATGATGATCGTTTGGGACTTCATCAACGAGGCCAAGCGCAGAGGCGTGCCAGTTGGCCCAGGACGTGGCTCCGCAGCTGGTAGTTTGGTCGCTTACTCGCTAAAGATAACCGACCTTGATCCTATCCCATACAACCTGCTTTTTGAGAGATTTCTAAACCCAGAGCGCGTTAGCATGCCAGATATCGACGTGGATTTTTGCCAGAGCAGGCGCGGCGAGATCATCGACTATGTCACGCAAAAATACGGCAAATTTAACGTTGCTGGCGTTATTACATTTGGTAAATTGCTCGCAAAAGGTGTCATTAGAGATGTCGCTAGAGTCTGCGACATGCCTTATGCGGAGGCTGATGCGATGGCAAAGCTTATCCCTGATGAGCTTAACATCACGCTAAAAGATGCCTACGATAAAGAGCCAAAGATAGCTGAGCTAATAAGTCAAAATCCAAAGGCGGCTAAAATTTGGAAATTTGCCCTTGATCTTGAGGGGCTAAACAGAAACGCCGGCCAGCACGCAGCAGGCGTTGTCATCTCAAACGAAGAGCTTTGGAACAAAACACCGCTATTTCGCCAGCCAAACAGCCCAGAAGATCGCTTTGTGACGCAGTATAGCCTGAAGTACCTTGAAGACGTTGATTTAATAAAATTTGATTTTCTTGGCCTTAAGACGCTAACGGTTATTGATAATGCGATCAAGCTTGTTAAACAGCGCACTGGCAGGGACATCATCTGGGAGCAGGTCGATAAAAACGACTCTGGCGTTTATAAAATGATACAAAGTGGCCAAGCCATCGGCATCTTTCAGATAGAGGGCGAGGGCATGAGAAAGCTAGGAACTAGCCTGCGCCCAGACTGCTTTGAGGATATCGTCGCGATGCTAGCACTCTACCGCCCAGGACCGATGGAGAGTGGTATGCTTGATGACTTCGTCAAAAGAAAACATGGCGAGGCGGAGATAACATACGTATTTAAGGAGCTTGAGCCGATCCTTGCGCCAACATACGGCGTCATCGTCTATCAAGAGCAAGTCATGCAGATCGTTCAAGCCATAGGTGGCTTTAGCCTTGGTGGGGCGGACCTTGTGCGCCGTGCGATGGGTAAAAAGATCAAAGAAGAGATGGACAGGCTAAAGGGCGAGTTTGTAAAAGGCGCTGAAGAAAAGGGGCTAAACGGTCAAAAAGCGGACGATCTTTTCGAGCTGATCGTTAAATTTGCAGGATATGGCTTTAACAAGTCTCACTCCGCAGCATACGCTTATGTTACATTTCAGACTGCTTATCTGAAGGCTTACCATCCGGCTGAATTTATGGCGGCACTTCTAACAAGCGAGGAGAGCAACGTCGATAAGATCGTTCGCTACATCGATGAGATAAAACGCATAAACATCGATACTTTGCCACCATCTATCAACAAATCAACCAAAGAATTTAGCGTCGTTAAAAACGAGGGTCACGATGGCATTATATTTGGACTTGGAGCGATTAAGGGTGTTGGCGGAGCGGCTATTGAGAATATCATCGCTGAGCGTGACGCAAAGGGCGAGTTTAAGAGCATGGACGACTTTGTCTCAAGGATCGATCCATTTAAGGTCAATAAAAAGGTCTTTGAAAGCCTTATAAAAGCTGGCTGCTTCGATGAGTTTGGCTTTAGTCGCAAGATGCTTTTACAAAATGTGGAAAATATCGTAGAAGCTTGCAAAAATGCAGCCCAGATACGTAAAAACGCGGCTGAGAGCCTATTTGGCGAAGATGATAGCATGAATGATGTGAAGATAAATTTCGTCACTATAGATGATGAATTTGACATCAAGCAGATCTTGAAATTTGAGCAAGAGAGCGTTGGCATCTACCTCTCAGGTCACCCGCTTGATGACTATAAAGATGAGATAAATAAGATCAAATACACGCTAAGCTCGGAGTTTGAAACCTTGCCACAAAGTGCTGAAATTTTGGTAGTTGGCAAGATCGAGGACTTTGCTACGAGGATAACAAAAAGTGGCAAAAAAATGGGCACTATAAATGTGCTGGACTTTCACGGCAACATCGAGATCGCCGTCTTTGAAAGGGAGCTTGGCAACATCGAAGATATCGTAAAAGACGAGGCAAAACGCGATCTGCCTTATGCATTTAGGATAAATATCTCGCGCGACGATCAGTTTGTAAGGACAAATTTAAACGAGGTTTATAGCCTAGAAGATGCGCAAAATTTAGACTTTAAGACAAGAAAGCTAAAGCAAAACTCTAAATTTAGCAAAAACGAAGAGGCGAGCGCCCCTCAAAAGGCAAGAGAGTATGCCGAGCTAGAGGTGCTTTTAAGCCTTAGCGAGCTTAGCAGGCAAAAGCTGGAGCAAATTTACTCGCTAGTTTTTAGCAAAAATGCTCCAAATAATCAAAAACGGCTCATTTTAAAGATAAAAAATGAAGCAACTGGCGAAATTTTTATCTATAAGACCGAGTTTATCGTAAGCGACGATGTGGGCGAAGAGATAGAAAAGCTCACTGCTTCGGCGTAA
- a CDS encoding glutamate--tRNA ligase family protein, giving the protein MRLDQGINDYLPPSGGIVSRIAPTPSGYLHAGNAYNFILTYLLTRSLSGVLHLRIDDYDLGRYRREFVQNIFDVLEFLGLCYDKGAKSIDDFEQNFSFKTRTKRYENALEKLDEIYICECTRATKDAYENGIYTKICKDKKLKFIKDKTAIRLSVDENDELGRQVAAQMGDFVIYKKDFTPAYNFASVIDDEDMGVNLVVRGEDLLPCTLAQRYLAKRLNFSFLNAKFIHHKLLLDGAKKLSKSSKSPPINLSQNPQIYYKMLASDLGLNLNSADKISNLLYEFRLKNMAEKLMSSKIF; this is encoded by the coding sequence ATGAGGCTAGACCAAGGGATTAATGACTATTTGCCACCATCTGGTGGCATAGTCTCGCGCATAGCTCCGACGCCAAGCGGCTATCTGCACGCTGGCAACGCCTATAATTTCATCTTGACTTATCTTCTGACGCGCTCACTGAGCGGCGTTTTGCACTTAAGAATTGATGATTATGACCTTGGCAGATACCGGCGCGAATTTGTTCAAAATATCTTTGACGTTTTAGAATTTCTAGGACTTTGCTATGACAAAGGTGCTAAAAGTATAGACGACTTTGAGCAAAATTTTAGCTTCAAAACAAGAACCAAAAGATATGAAAACGCACTTGAAAAGCTAGATGAAATTTACATTTGTGAATGCACAAGAGCTACCAAAGATGCTTATGAAAACGGCATTTACACTAAAATTTGCAAAGACAAAAAGCTAAAATTTATAAAAGATAAAACCGCCATTAGACTAAGCGTGGATGAAAATGACGAGCTTGGCAGGCAAGTAGCAGCGCAGATGGGCGATTTTGTCATTTACAAAAAGGATTTTACCCCAGCTTACAACTTCGCAAGTGTCATTGACGATGAGGATATGGGGGTAAATTTAGTGGTTAGAGGCGAGGATTTGCTGCCTTGCACGCTAGCTCAAAGATACCTTGCAAAAAGGCTAAATTTTAGCTTTTTAAATGCTAAATTTATCCACCACAAGCTACTTTTAGACGGAGCCAAAAAGCTTTCTAAAAGCTCCAAGTCACCACCTATTAATCTAAGCCAAAATCCTCAAATTTATTACAAAATGTTAGCAAGTGACCTTGGACTAAATTTAAACTCAGCAGATAAAATTTCAAACTTGCTTTATGAATTTAGGCTTAAAAATATGGCTGAGAAGTTGATGAGCTCTAAAATTTTCTAG
- a CDS encoding RNA recognition motif domain-containing protein, producing the protein MNIYVGNLSYRTTEAELKEAFAQFGEVRRAKIVKDRETDRSKGFGFVEMDDANEGQKAIDALNEKELGGRTLRVNEARPRD; encoded by the coding sequence GTGAACATTTATGTAGGAAATTTGTCGTATAGAACGACAGAGGCAGAGTTGAAGGAAGCTTTTGCACAATTTGGTGAAGTAAGGCGCGCAAAGATCGTAAAAGATAGAGAGACAGACCGCTCAAAGGGCTTTGGCTTTGTTGAAATGGACGACGCGAACGAGGGCCAAAAGGCGATCGACGCACTAAATGAAAAAGAACTTGGCGGACGCACTTTAAGAGTAAATGAGGCTAGACCAAGGGATTAA
- a CDS encoding DJ-1 family glyoxalase III yields MKKVAVILADGFEEIEALTSVDVLRRAGAIASIASLKDAQIRGAHNINVKADVTLREVEELGYDAIVLPGGLPGAENLANDAKLREILQEFDKKGKLICAICAAPMVLELARVLKEHFVCYPGFEENVRSDKRGYVSDKNVLKDQNIITGKGPAFSMEFALFIVKNLLGEEAYLKVKNDLLYK; encoded by the coding sequence ATGAAAAAGGTAGCCGTAATCCTAGCTGATGGTTTTGAGGAGATCGAGGCGCTAACCTCCGTCGATGTTTTGCGTAGAGCTGGAGCTATAGCATCTATCGCTAGCTTGAAGGACGCGCAGATCAGAGGTGCTCACAATATAAATGTAAAAGCTGATGTCACACTTCGTGAGGTGGAGGAGCTAGGCTATGATGCGATCGTGCTTCCAGGAGGTCTGCCTGGCGCAGAAAATCTCGCAAATGACGCCAAACTAAGAGAAATTTTGCAAGAATTTGACAAAAAAGGTAAGCTGATTTGTGCCATTTGTGCCGCTCCTATGGTGCTTGAGCTAGCTCGTGTGCTTAAAGAGCATTTTGTCTGCTACCCTGGATTTGAAGAGAACGTAAGAAGCGACAAAAGAGGCTACGTGAGCGATAAAAACGTGCTAAAAGATCAAAATATCATCACTGGCAAGGGACCAGCTTTTTCTATGGAATTTGCGCTTTTTATAGTGAAAAATTTGCTTGGCGAAGAAGCTTATCTTAAAGTAAAAAATGATTTACTTTATAAATAG
- a CDS encoding SelT/SelW/SelH family (seleno)protein has protein sequence MQVKIIYCNSUNYRPVASRVEDEIKANFSDARVELVVGDGGNFIVEVDGNVIFSKKDRIGNDESRFPHGEEITTLINKYLKEKSA, from the coding sequence ATGCAAGTAAAAATTATTTACTGCAACTCTTGAAACTATCGTCCGGTAGCTTCTCGTGTAGAAGATGAAATAAAAGCGAACTTTAGTGATGCAAGAGTCGAGTTGGTTGTAGGAGATGGTGGAAATTTCATCGTCGAGGTTGATGGAAACGTTATCTTTTCTAAAAAGGATCGCATCGGAAACGATGAGTCAAGGTTCCCACACGGCGAAGAGATCACAACTCTTATAAACAAATATCTCAAAGAAAAGTCGGCTTAA
- a CDS encoding DUF4304 domain-containing protein, with amino-acid sequence MKEKFDELIALLKPLFKDNGFSKSALNFYKNTPNFIYVVNFQKSSGNSSERTRFYINCGIYAPFIEATLGKEALSKPKEYECHFRARAHEITRTSAAYYELEPDSDVAKIYENVANDLGFVFKFFEQNSFEENLIELMLEQNGLAAINQLYEYLLIKDKSEILISHAKMLYAKHGSEARWEKFQNQINELLRKYKKDEIKFKE; translated from the coding sequence ATGAAAGAGAAATTTGACGAGCTTATCGCTCTGCTAAAGCCGCTATTTAAGGATAATGGCTTTAGCAAGAGCGCTTTAAATTTCTACAAAAATACTCCAAATTTTATCTACGTTGTAAATTTTCAAAAAAGTAGTGGCAATAGCTCAGAGCGCACGAGATTTTATATAAATTGCGGCATTTACGCCCCTTTTATAGAGGCTACTCTTGGCAAAGAAGCGCTTAGCAAGCCAAAAGAGTATGAGTGCCATTTTAGAGCTAGAGCACATGAAATCACTCGCACATCTGCTGCATACTACGAGCTAGAGCCAGATAGTGACGTGGCTAAAATTTATGAAAATGTAGCAAATGACCTTGGCTTTGTTTTTAAATTTTTTGAGCAAAATAGCTTTGAAGAAAATTTAATAGAGCTAATGCTCGAACAAAACGGTCTTGCAGCGATAAATCAGCTCTACGAATATCTTTTGATAAAAGATAAAAGTGAAATTTTGATCTCTCATGCCAAGATGCTTTATGCAAAGCATGGCAGCGAAGCAAGATGGGAGAAATTTCAAAATCAGATAAACGAGCTACTTAGAAAATATAAAAAAGATGAGATAAAATTTAAAGAGTAA
- the efp gene encoding elongation factor P — MASYSMGDLKKGLKIEIDGVPYKIVEYQHVKPGKGAAFVRAKIKSFVDGKVLEKTFHAGDKCEQPHLEEKEMQYLYDDGEFCQFMDTTTYEQVAISDEDVGDVKKWMIDGMMVEILFHNGNAIGVEVPQVVELKIVETPPNFKGDTQGGKKPATLESGAVVQIPFHVLEGEVIRVDTVRGEYIERANK, encoded by the coding sequence ATGGCTTCATATTCAATGGGCGATCTAAAAAAGGGACTAAAGATCGAGATCGACGGCGTTCCTTATAAAATCGTAGAATATCAACACGTTAAACCGGGCAAGGGTGCAGCTTTTGTTCGTGCAAAGATCAAATCTTTTGTCGATGGAAAGGTTCTTGAAAAGACTTTTCACGCAGGTGACAAGTGCGAGCAACCGCATCTTGAAGAAAAAGAGATGCAGTACCTCTATGATGATGGTGAGTTTTGCCAGTTTATGGACACGACTACTTACGAGCAAGTTGCGATCAGCGACGAGGACGTGGGTGATGTTAAAAAATGGATGATCGATGGCATGATGGTTGAAATTTTATTTCACAATGGCAATGCTATCGGCGTTGAAGTGCCACAAGTAGTCGAGCTAAAGATAGTTGAAACTCCACCAAATTTCAAGGGCGACACACAAGGCGGTAAAAAGCCAGCTACTCTTGAGAGTGGCGCGGTAGTTCAGATACCATTTCACGTACTAGAAGGCGAGGTTATCCGCGTTGATACCGTTCGTGGTGAGTACATCGAGCGCGCAAATAAATAA